One region of Armigeres subalbatus isolate Guangzhou_Male chromosome 3, GZ_Asu_2, whole genome shotgun sequence genomic DNA includes:
- the LOC134226441 gene encoding probable cytochrome P450 28a5, protein MLVTITLIVSAVTAVYLYLTWNYNYWKKRDVPGPSPLPGLGSFPSFFLMKRPVAEEMDDIYQEYKSKYNFVGVFSSRQPRIMITSPELAKDILLKNFKNFHDNEFGEMTNKDIDPLFGRNPFMLSGEEWKAKRSEITPAFTTSRMKALFPLIEDVCSRMTKYLVQNRGTAMDTKELSAKFTTDVVSSCIFACDAQSFTSEKPDIRENGRKLMEQSLFSFLTILLVSNLPSIAKMLNISFISKSVEKFFTDLMKDAIRHRDASGTNRADYLDYLITLRSKKELSELDMAAHGVTFFIDGFETSSVAITFMLYEIAKNVEVQNRLREELLKATTKSGAVSYDVLLELPYLEQVINESLRLWPPAAFISKKCTDPMELPLTANQSVSIGKEICAIINIWSMHRDPEYFDDPLTFNPDRFSPETGGTSPYREKGCFIPFGDGPRQCLGMRFARMQVKRCLYETVKNFNITVNEKTKEPLQLDPKQFLTLPLGGIWLNFEPILK, encoded by the exons ATGCTTGTAACGATCACATTAATTGTGTCGGCAGTTACGGCCGTCTATCTGTACTTGACATGGAACTACAACTATTGGAAAAAACGAGATGTTCCTGGCCCAAGTCCATTGCCCGGATTAGGGAGCTTCCCATCGTTCTTTCTGATGAAACGACCCGTGGCGGAGGAAATGGATGACATTTATCA AGAATACAAATCGAAGTACAACTTTGTGGGTGTGTTCAGCAGTAGACAACCACGGATCATGATCACGTCGCCGGAGCTGGCTAAAGATATCctcttgaaaaatttcaaaaacttccaTGATAACGAATTTGGTGAGATGACAAACAAAGACATCGATCCTCTGTTCGGTCGTAATCCATTCATGCTGAGCGGTGAAGAGTGGAAAGCAAAACGCTCCGAAATCACGCCTGCGTTTACTACGTCTCGA ATGAAGGCACTTTTCCCATTGATAGAGGATGTGTGCTCCAGAATGACCAAGTATTTGGTGCAAAATCGCGGAACTGCTATGGACACAAAAGAGCTGTCGGCCAAATTCACAACCGACGTTGTTTCCAGCTGTATTTTTGCTTGTGATGCTCAATCGTTTACTAGTGAAAAACCCGATATACGTGAAAATGGTCGAAAGCTAATGGAACAATCGCTGTTCTCGTTTTTAACCATATTGCTTGTGTCTAATTTGCCTTCAATTGCAAAAATGCTGAATATAAGTTTTATTTCGAAATCTGTGGAAAAATTCTTCACTGATTTGATGAAAGACGCTATTCGACACCGCGATGCAAGTGGCACAAATCGCGCTGATTATCTGGACTATCTTATCActttgagaagtaagaaggagcTATCTGAATTAGATATGGCAGCCCATGGAGTGACATTCTTCATCGATGGATTCGAAACATCAAGTGTAGCCATTACGTTCATGTTGTATGAAATAGCCAAAAATGTTGAAGTGCAAAATCGATTGAGAGAGGAACTTTTGAAAGCTACCACCAAGTCGGGAGCAGTATCGTATGACGTCCTGCTTGAACTCCCATACCTTGAACAGGTTATTAACGAAAGTCTACGACTGTGGCCACCAGCAGCTTTCATATCAAAGAAATGTACAGATCCGATGGAGCTGCCACTAACAGCTAATCAAAGTGTTTCGATTGGAAAGGAAATATGCGCCATCATTAACATTTGGTCGATGCATCGTGATCCGGAGTACTTTGATGATCCATTGACTTTCAATCCCGATCGCTTCAGCCCGGAAACCGGAGGAACAAGTCCGTATCGTGAAAAGGGTTGCTTCATTCCGTTTGGTGATGGACCTCGTCAGTGCTTGGGAATGCGGTTTGCTCGTATGCAGGTCAAACGTTGTTTGTACGAGACGGTGAAAAATTTCAACATTACGGTTAACGAAAAAACGAAGGAACCTCTGCAACTGGATCCAAAGCAGTTCCTCACCTTGCCATTGGGTGGTATCTGGTTGAATTTTGAACCAATATTAAAATGA